One segment of Ipomoea triloba cultivar NCNSP0323 chromosome 12, ASM357664v1 DNA contains the following:
- the LOC115998601 gene encoding poly(A) polymerase PAPalpha-like isoform X1, whose amino-acid sequence MRMSILQGVDEPTVRSLNGCRVTDQVLHLVPNIQFFNGCHNMPCWITLWAHSYSGQGSQAKDNIMVHILLPTTDCRLKNDHGQIFDIVLYLKSLKCLRT is encoded by the exons ATGAGAATG TCCATATTGCAGGGTGTTGATGAGCCGACTGTTCGTAGTCTTAATGGATGCAGAGTTACTGATCAAGTTTTGCATTTAGTTCCTAATATTCAG ttCTTTAATGGCTGCCATAACATGCCTTGTTGGATTACATTATGGGCACATTCTTATTCAGGTCAAG GGTCACAAGCAAAGGATAATATTATGGTCCATATTCTCCTTCCCACTACTGATTGTAG GTTAAAAAATGACCATGGACAAATTTTTGATATAGTTCTTTATTTAAAGAGCTTAAAGTGCTTAAGAACATAG
- the LOC115998601 gene encoding uncharacterized protein LOC115998601 isoform X2 gives MRMGVDEPTVRSLNGCRVTDQVLHLVPNIQFFNGCHNMPCWITLWAHSYSGQGSQAKDNIMVHILLPTTDCRLKNDHGQIFDIVLYLKSLKCLRT, from the exons ATGAGAATG GGTGTTGATGAGCCGACTGTTCGTAGTCTTAATGGATGCAGAGTTACTGATCAAGTTTTGCATTTAGTTCCTAATATTCAG ttCTTTAATGGCTGCCATAACATGCCTTGTTGGATTACATTATGGGCACATTCTTATTCAGGTCAAG GGTCACAAGCAAAGGATAATATTATGGTCCATATTCTCCTTCCCACTACTGATTGTAG GTTAAAAAATGACCATGGACAAATTTTTGATATAGTTCTTTATTTAAAGAGCTTAAAGTGCTTAAGAACATAG